The following proteins come from a genomic window of Lycium ferocissimum isolate CSIRO_LF1 chromosome 4, AGI_CSIRO_Lferr_CH_V1, whole genome shotgun sequence:
- the LOC132052918 gene encoding uncharacterized protein LOC132052918 isoform X4, protein MAAENERILRKRKQNVDKHTHRKLGVDQKVEVRSDEDGFLGSWHLGTVISCADLIRRVKYDHLLSEDGSGNLVESVSVSPMVDGVIPADQNPVHSRGVIRPSPPPHEFGKWPLTYGLCVDFYYQDAWWEGVIFHREEGDKERRIFFPEMGDEMMAPVDKLRISQDWDEVTEEWEPRGSWIFLELIEEIEQIHPRLISVKQIWYEVQLKPDYDEVLKQWWTSSSIDIWRKLVKEVVHDNMKLTIKQFFSELNSSKVFVEGGQLLEFSEPALEMYIDNSIAPFTESGCKLDSPAVLPMDQDDVSHPQPVEKQSVSDGFAPATKEVQLCGNGDCWSIPPSQKEDSSVPPPSDDVAGILSSTKRKPPTFANSKPRRGRPPTKKNSEAIAKYMSSMSSMKKFKKPPNDDIAGIFSSSKSEPPTFKPRRGRPPTKKKNPEAIVKYMSSMTSMKNFKKPPSDDIAGILSSSKSEPPTSKPRRGRPPTKKKKSEGQNLVGEPDSCPEALIAKYMPDKSSVKKFKKHLLHLGWKFELIMDCGIIKKNYVTPDGKVLGSLTQVCQVLEESKACRPVPPVEQSSLHESTYNSIQSPPSMEGPQTCREVPELPSTSTEETIIDPEISRQAVIDYCSPRSQEKGAYQKLYKLGVKIGDTTLKAKKYLAATGWKFYTVGKKDKQLRFRSPEGKLFISFRKACIWCIKKWESESQLPEHDPLLREKEPLQNGKSRLYNMTKPRKKRKHGDVRDIHTGGLPGKKSRPSLKKGDGIGSNSSACVMRSSKRARKAAPSSSNQTARTVLSWLIDNNVVLPRAKVQYCGKKYGNPMAEGRITREGIKCNCCQKIFGLRNFEAHAGSSCHRPSANIFLEDGRSLLECQMQLKRKQSVNNTTKEPCAVEKGSRFSTNDYICSVCHYGGELILCDECPSSFHRDCLGIKEVPEGDWFCPSCCCKVCGESRFDTNRNHFTDNSVLICCQCDHKYHARCLRSKGPGKLDNYPEGNWFCNKSCELIFLGMRHLLGKPVIVGDDNLTWTLLKYIEPDDSGSDIVGYESSVENYSRLSVALNVMHECFEPVEEPHTSRDIVEDVIFSRWSELNRLNFQGFYTVLLERNDELITVATVRVYGEKVAEIPLVATQFQHRRLGMCRILIKELEKKLMELGVERLVLPAVPAVLNTWTASFGFSVVKESERVNFLDYTFLDFQGTIMCQKILQKTASPSVISSVLTEAEQTHFDNTNSKDNVELDDNTAVSEVDQGSMQ, encoded by the exons ATGGCGGCTGAAAATGAGCGAATTTTGaggaaaagaaagcaaaatgttGATAAACATACACATCGGAAATTGGGTGTTGATCAAAAAGTTGAG GTGAGGAGCGATGAAGATGGGTTTttgggttcgtggcacctggGTACTGTGATTAGTTGTGCTGATTTGATTCGTCGAGTTAAATACGATCACCTTCTGTCAGAAGATGGTTCTGGCAACTTGGTAGAATCTGTAAGTGTTTCTCCTATGGTTGATGGGGTAATTCCTGCTGATCAAAATCCAGTTCACAGTCGTGGTGTGATTAGGCCTTCGCCACCTCCACATGAATTTGGAAAATGGCCTTTAACATATGGACTGTGTGTAGATTTCTATTACCAGGATGCCTGGTGGGAAGGTGTGATTTTTCATCGTGAAGAAGGGGACAAGGAGCGAAGAATTTTCTTTCCAGAAATGGGTGATGAGATGATGGCTCCAGTGGACAAGCTTCGAATAAGTCAAGATTGGGATGAGGTTACAGAAGAATGGGAGCCTCGTGGTTCTTGGATTTTCCTTGAATTGATTGAGGAGATTGAGCAGATACACCCGCGCTTAATCTCAGTCAAACAAATCTGGTATGAAGTGCAGCTAAAGCCTGATTATGATGAAGTTCTCAAGCAGTGGTGGACGTCTTCTTCAATAGatatttggaggaaattggtgAAGGAAGTTGTGCATGATAATATGAAGTTAACtatcaaacaatttttttctgaACTGAACTCCTCAAAGGTCTTTGTAGAGGGAGGCCAATTGCTGGAATTTTCAGAACCTGCCCTTGAAATGTATATTGATAACTCGATTGCACCCTTTACTGAATCCGGTTGCAAATTAGATAGTCCGGCTGTGCTTCCTATGGATCAGGATGATGTTTCCCATCCTCAACCTGTTGAAAAGCAATCTGTTTCAGACGGTTTTGCCCCTGCCACAAAGGAAGTTCAACTGTGCGGTAATGGTGATTGTTGGTCAATTCCTCCTAGTCAAAAAGAAGATTCATCTGTGCCTCCGCCTAGTGATGACGTTGCTGGTATTTTGTCCAGTACCAAGAGAAAACCACCGACTTTCGCGAATTCTAAGCCTCGCAGGGGGAGACCTCCTACAAAGAAGAACTCAGAAGCAATTGCTAAGTATATGTCATCTATGTCCTcgatgaaaaaatttaagaagcCGCCTAATGATGACATTGCTGGTATTTTTTCCAGTAGCAAGAGTGAACCACCGACTTTTAAGCCTCGCAGGGGGAGACCTCCTACAAAGAAGAAGAATCCCGAAGCAATTGTTAAGTATATGTCATCTATGACCTCGATGAAAAACTTTAAGAAGCCACCTAGTGATGACATTGCTGGTATTTTGTCCAGTAGCAAGAGTGAACCACCGACTTCTAAGCCTCGCAGGGGGAGACCTCctacaaagaagaagaaatccgAGGGGCAGAACCTGGTCGGTGAACCTGACTCTTGTCCAGAAGCATTAATTGCTAAGTATATGCCAGATAAATCCTCggtgaaaaaatttaagaagcaTCTCTTACATTTGGGCTGGAAATTTGAACTCATAATGGACTGTGGCATCATAAAGAAAAATTACGTTACTCCTGATGGAAAGGTATTAGGGTCACTTACCCAAGTTTGCCAGGTGTTGGAAGAGTCAAAAGCTTGTCGGCCCGTTCCCCCAGTTGAACAAAGTAGTTTACATGAGTCAACTTATAACTCCATCCAGTCTCCTCCTAGCATGGAAGGACCACAAACATGCAGAGAGGTGCCTGAGTTGCCATCTACTTCTACTGAAGAAACAATTATTGATCCTGAAATCAGTCGTCAAGCTGTAATTGATTACTGTTCACCGAGATCTCAAGAAAAAGGTGCCTATCAGAAGTTGTATAAACTTGGGGTGAAGATAGGGGATACTACCCTAAAAGCTAAGAAATACCTAGCTGCAACTGGATGGAAATTCTATACTGTTGGGAAGAAAGACAAGCAATTGCGTTTCCGCTCCCCGGAAGGTAAACTTTTTATCTCTTTCCGAAAGGCTTGCATATGGTGCATAAAAAAGTGGGAATCCGAAAGCCAATTACCAGAGCATGACCCCCTGTTAAGAGAAAAAGAACCCCTTCAAAATGGTAAAAGCAGATTGTATAACATGACCAAaccaagaaagaagagaaaacatgGCGATGTAAGAGATATTCATACTGGTGGCTTGCCAGGGAAAAAATCCAGGCCTTCACTCAAAAAAGGAGATGGTATAGGATCTAATTCTTCAGCCTGTGTGATGCGATCAAGTAAAAGAGCTCGGAAGGCGGCTCCTTCTTCCTCTAATCAAACAGCTCGAACAGTTTTATCTTGGTTGATAGACAATAATGTGGTCCTGCCACGTGCTAAGGTACAATATTGCGGAAAGAAGTATGGTAATCCAATGGCAGAAGGGCGGATAACTCGTGAAGGAATCAAATGCAATTGCTGCCAAAAGATATTTGGTCTTCGTAACTTTGAAGCTCATGCTGGGAGCAGTTGTCACAGACCTTCAGCAAATATATTTTTGGAGGATGGAAGGTCTCTTCTTGAGTGTCAAATGCAGTTGAAACGCAAACAGAGTGTAAACAACACCACGAAAGAACCATGTGCAGTAGAAAAGGGTAGTCGTTTTAGCACAAATGACTATATATGTTCTGTGTGTCATTATGGCGGTGAATTAATTCTCTGTGATGAATGCCCTTCTTCATTTCACCGTGATTGCCTTGGGATCAAG GAGGTTCCAGAAGGTGACTGGTTTTGTCCATCATGCTGTTGTAAAGTGTGTGGTGAGAGCAGATTTGATACAAACAGAAACCACTTTACAGATAACTCCGTTCTCATTTGTTGCCAGTGTGACCATAAGT ATCATGCTCGGTGCTTGAGAAGCAAGGGTCCTGGAAAGCTGGATAATTATCCTGAAGGAAATTGGTTCTGCAACAAGAGTTGTGAGCTG ataTTTTTGGGCATGCGTCATCTTTTGGGAAAGCCAGTTATAGTGGGTGATGATAACCTAACTTGGACATTGTTGAAATATATAGAACCTGATGATTCTGGTTCTGATATTGTGGGTTATGAGTCCAGCGTGGAGAATTATAGCAGACTTAGTGTTGCTTTGAATGTGATGCATGAATGTTTTGAACCAGTCGAAGAACCTCACACCAGTAGAGATATTGTAGAAGATGTTATCTTTAGTAGATG GTCAGAGTTAAACCGCTTAAATTTTCAAGGTTTTTACACTGTGCTGTTGGAAAGAAATGACGAACTGATTACAGTAGCGACTGTAag GGTTTATGGAGAAAAGGTGGCAGAGATCCCTCTTGTTGCAACACAATTTCAGCACCGCCGACTTGGAATGTGTCGCATTTTAATCAAGGAGCTCGAAAAG